GCGCCATGCAGGACCTGAAAGCCGCTGCACAGAACCCCAGCCCCAAGGGGCTACAAGGAGGGGGAGGACACTGAGACAAGGACCTTCTTAAAGCCTTCGAGGACGCCCTTCAGGTTCTCGTATCTCCTGAAGAGATCCGACAGGGACCTCTCCACCGAGTTCAGGTCTGCCAGGGCCTGGTCCTTTTCCATGGTGAGCTGCTGCAGGTTCTTCTGGGACGTCATGTTCGTCCTCTGCTCGTCCTCTGTGAAGGAGAACCAGCAATGGGGATGCGGGGACTGAGCAGGGGCGGCTgcggcagcagctccctgcccctaACACCCAGCCAGGCGGTGGGGCCTCACCTATCATCTGGGCAATGGTCTTCTCGTACTCAGCCACAATTTTCCTAGGATGGAGGGAGAACAGGAGCAGgtcagaggcagcaggcaccCCCCTACAGCCCTGCTCTAGCAGGGGGCCCTGCCACCCCGTGCCCTGCCATGAAGGCAGCCCGAGCAGCAGCCGGCCGCAGAGCCTGGAGCACAGGAGCTGGGCTCCAGCTCCCACCATGGTGCTGAGACCCCCTCCAGCCGCAGCTAATGGGATTTCACCCCTGTGACAAGGAAACCGCAGGCTCAACACAGCACAAGCACAAAGGGAACACGTCTCATAAGGCGTCCCCCCCCTGCTGACACCGAACCGTGTCATCCCATTACGGCCCCACAGCCCAACCCGAGCTCCTAGGGGCGAGCAAAGAGCACAGCATCCCCCGAGCAGGATGCAGCCAAAGGTTTTTACCTCATCTCCAAGACTTCCTGACGGCTCTCTTCGTATTTCTTCTTCCACTCGTTGGCTTCGATCTCCTTCGTGATTatctgggaggcagcagacacGAGACCCTGGGGCCGTGCTCTGGGTgcgcccccggccccagagCTTGCCCCGCTCCCCCCGTCCCATGGCAGCAtgtgggggctgcccccggccTCACCTCCTCCCTGATGAGCGTGAGCACGGCCGCCTTCTCGGAGGCGCTCAGGCAGATGCCATCCAGGGGGCTGTCGCTCTTGCTCCCGCTGGTGATGCCCATGGGGGATTTGTCCGGCAggcacagcccagggctgccCTGTGGGGGGAGATCACCCGGCTGGGACGCTGCATTTTGGTGACTTTCTATTCACCCTCCTTCCCGGATTTGGGGTGTCCTCCCCCATTTCATCAGCTCAAGCACCGAGCATCCCCTCCTGCACACTCTGACAGCTTGGGGCCTGGTGTTTTGCTGGGCTTTAAAGCAGCCTGGGGGGCTGCCTGCATCACCTCCCGGACGGGTGGGGACACCTCTGACACTGCTGGCACTATGGGGGCGTTTGTGGggtctgcagcagcactgctcggGGTCTTTTCCTCCCGGGGCCCAGCCCCTGTCCCCCAGGGCCGCACGGCAGTGAGGGCAGGGTGcggggcctgcagggctcctgcagcctggAGCGCCTCCAGAGCAGCGTTCCTGCAAGCCTCGTCCTCCTCTCATCATCCCCTCGCAGCTATCTCCTTGGAAACAGGCTGCGTGGCCATAAATAGCGAAGTGCTGCGGAGAAGCCAACctgtttttgcagtgttttggaGACGAACAcacttctctctccctctctcccctctccctcctccccggcGCTTCGACCATTGCCAGATGCCAGCACCAGGGAGCCCCGCACGCCTCCCAGGGGCTCCAGCCCGGGGTGGTTTTTGCAGCAGCCTCCACGGCATCTTGCAAACACATGGGCACCTGAAGGCCTGCGAGTATCTGTACCTGCTGCCTACCCCATGGCAAGCCCCCCCACCTTTTGGGATGACCAGGAGCGACTGCCAGCCCATGCCCTCAGCAGCACCGAACAAAAGGCTCACTTTGCCTCACGTCCTTGAGGGGCTTAGCACAGTTAAATCTGTCTCAGGGACGCTAATTTTGCTGATGTTGCTAATCTCGCTGTCATCTGCttcccacctccagcagctttgGCCAGGGGCAGCTAAGCTGGCACAGGGTCCCCCCCGTGGCACCGGGGTCTCGGGGCCACCCCGACCACCCCTTGGGGGGCACCGGGGATgccccaagcagagctggggcactgctggctgcagggccgGGCTGCTGAGTGGGCTGCCCTCCTTAATCCCCCTCTCTGCTGTCAGCCGGCTTCCCGAAAGCTGCATCCAAGCCTCCCTCGCAGGaggcaccagcaccagcagggccagccccagcctccttcctcctcacagccccagcctctgTCCTCCTGCTTTGCACACTGTGAATTCAGAGAGGTTTTGGCAGCACTTCTGGGAGCAGCGGGACGtttgctgcagcctccccctgcccagcagggcaggagcaccagcaccagcaccagccctcagcaccccacagccccacaccaGCAGGCAGAGCCGCCCCGAGGCACAGGGAGGATTCAAGTGGCACTTACAGGGAAGGCACCAGGCCCATCCTTGTCCATCTGCTTGGAGAGCTCCTTCTCAAAGCCTAAAAACAGGGAAATTCAACATTTTAGCTGCCTGGAAGCAAGACCCCGGCGGCAAAGGGGGTTTGCTGGGGTGCGGAGCTGTGCGGCTGAGTCTCCGTGTCCCCTGAGCTCCCTCCCCAAAGGATTCTTTGCCCCCAGCTCCTGTTCTCGTGAAGAGGACGCATCCTGCACCCCCGGCAGCCTCTCGTGCCCTGGTGGAAGCCAACACTCCCCTCTGGTGGCCCCACACGTCCCGGCAGCTGCCACAGCAGCGGTTCCTGGGGACCgtggtgctgaggatgccccGGACATCTCGGGTGGGGGAAGCCCCCTGCTCGGCCACCCCAAAttgcaccagccccagccccacgccaGCTGGGCCCGGGGCCGAAGGAGCTGCACATGGCCCCTCCTGTTCTTGGCAGCAGTGGAGAGAAGCTGAAGGCTCTCCTCCAGTCAGAGTGCTCGGGACACCCTCCCACCCCATGGAACTTGGGATGTGCTTTATGAACCTTGTGGAAACAACTGCGGACATGACTGGTTATTCACCTGTTAACCAGacagaaaattaataaataataataatgcaagaATGCAGCTAGGGAGAAAAAGATGCAACATGAAGCTTGTGGCTGCAGATTCCCCGGGATTTCCCTATTTATCCCCGCACCATGGCCAGCAGCCGTGTGTCCTCTGAGACCAGCAGCAATAACTAACGCCTCCCAGGCTCACCGTTAGCTGTACAAGTCTCCCCCCCCCACGAGACGAAGGGCTGTTTTCCTCTCCTGAGAGGTTTGCAGCTCCGCATGACATTCAGGAGTAGGGATTAATGGGTGGCTGCACAGGAGACAGCTGCGAACCTTCCGTGCAGCCATTTCTGTTTGCACCTATAACTTTGCTATTGATTAAGTGCCGTGTTGCCTggcttttaattatattttaatggatTGGTCAGAGCAGTTAATTACACAGGAGACAGGCAGCAAAGCACCAGCAGTAGCGCCAGTGCAGGCTTCTGTAGCAACCTGGAGATCTCTATTAGCCAGAGCCCTGTGTGCTGGGAGCCACCACGTCCCAGCAGCTTTGCCCTGGTGCAGGCAGGGGCCCTGCAGCCTCAAAGGCAGGCACAGGGCATGCCAGAAATGTCCCCCTTGGGCTGGACGAGTTGCCCAGCTCAGCCCTTGCCTTGGCTGTCCTTGGTGAAACAGACACTGGTAGTGCACAGCGGCACGATGCTTTGCGCACCCGAGGCGCTACTTAGGGAGCACTTCTTGTGACCACAATAACCAAAATCAGCCTGCTCATAACTCGTGCTTTGCCTCTGCTCACACTGAGGATGAGAAAAACCCAAGCAGGATTGACACTTAGAATAACAGCCCTGACTTTGCATTTGTGTTTTACTACTGAGAGCGGGTCAGCCTGCATCTGGGTAGGTGCCGGCCTCATCCTGCGGGGCTGGAACAAAGCTGGTCCCCTCCAGGAGGGCAGCGTGCCCAGGGAAAGGGGCTGCAGGCGAGCCGGGAGCTGCAGGGCTTCCCAGCACAGTGCCACCAGGAGGGTGCTCCAGGCTGGAGTCTGGATGAAGGCTGCCTGCACCACGATGTTTCCATAATGAAAGCGGCGCAGATAAGCAATCGGAGGTTTCATTATGGCTTGCGGTAACCTTTAGTCCTATCAGCACAAATGAGACGTGATGAAGCTGTGTTGCCTCGACAGCACAAATGCATtgccagaggctgcagggatTACCCAGGTGCGGGCATGGCTCACCTCCAGAGCCAGAGGCAGCGAGGACGCTCCCTACCTGCCTCCACGCCGTGCTTTGCTGCCGGCACAGGGACGTTCGAGCACTCGAAGTACTCCAGGTCATCTTCGGGCTCTCCCTTCTTCTCCAGCCCGGCTGGTTTCTGCACGGAGGTGGTGGAGGCCAGCTTCTCTTCATCAGTGGCATGTCCATCCCGATTTGCAATATCTGGGATTTCTGAGATCAACGCTCCTTCATCCTGCGGGATCAAGGCATGCGGTTAAGCAGGACCGAGCTAATCCGCGGGGCTCAGTCAGCCAGGCTCAGGATGGCCAGCGGGAAGCACGGGGAGGCTCAGCACCCACGGCCAACTGCTCCCCACCAGCCACTCAGCAGGCTTGGGCAGAAGGAAGCCCCCCAGGCCCCAAGCAGAAGGAATTAATGAGCAGAATCCATTAACCCGACCGCAGAGCTCGGTGCtttgctctgccccacagcaggggaCAGGTCTAAGCCCTAAGACACCGCACGCACGGCCCCAGCAAAGCACAGAGCTGCCTGGCCGTGCCTGGGCACCCCGGTTACTTCATTTTGGGGAGTTCTCCTTATGCCACCCCgcgccagcagcagccctcccACCTACCTGGGCGCAGACGTCCAGCACCAGTGCCTGCGTCTCGTACTTCTTCACCTTGCAGCCGCTCCTGTGGGACAGAGAGAAGGAGCCGGGCTGAGCTGGGGCTcgcaggggctggaggagggggagaggcgGGGGGCGCGTGCGAGACAGCccaagcagaggggagcagccccagcgcTAGCATTGCACCCGCTGCGCAACAGCGAAAACACTCACCGGTACCGAGGCAGGGCAAGTTCTGGAACAAACAGAAGGAACaagcacaaaaaaacacacaactacAAAGGGTTTGTCTTCAAGATGTTTATTCCTCTTGAAGGTAAGGGTCAGAGAAAGCACCCCAAGGTACTGACAGCGAGAGAGGCAATTGCCAAGGAGCCTGAGACGAACGGTGTCCCTTGCTGCACGCTCGCCTGTGCATCCCGAGCGGCGCTACGCCTGAGGGCACGCTGCTTTGCTGTGGGAATGAAGCACTTCCAGGCTGCCCTGACCCTGCAGCATCCACGGTCCCACGTGGGCCAGGCCTGCCCGGCCagagctctgccctgctgcaggacagcccCGCTGAGCTTTGCGCTCCCTCCTCAGGGTGCAGGAGCTGTCTGGAGGAGGAGAGCCTTGCGGAGGGGAGAAGGCTGAGCCCAGGTTGCTCTCGCAGGTGATCCGTGACTGAAAGCTCCTCCTGAGGCTTCATCATGGGACACACcatcctgccagctgctgggctggctgcaCGGGACCGCAGACATTGCTCCATGCCAACATAACAGGCTGCAGCATCTTGAACCAGTTGGAGGCAGCAGACAGATGGTCACGGAGCAGCCCCGGCACATGCGGTGCCACCGCCAGCAGTGAGATGACTGCACCACCACGGCCCTCACCCCTTGCACGGGAAGGAGAGCAGTGCCCACACCCCGGCATGAGCTCACCATGCCCGTGGCAACCTCTCCGCCCTGCCCAGCCTCTCTGGATGCTGCGGGCACACTGCCTGGTGGCTGCTTTATCTCCCCCTGCACACCAcgacagcagctctgtgattCAAGGGGGTGTGCAGCAGGGCAAGGTGGGCAGCCCAAGCTCAGACCCCAGCCCCAAGACCAGCACAGGCGGACACGAGCAGCCCCGTTCCCGatgtgctctgggcaccagcATTTTTGGCTGGATAACCCCAGATCTCGCAGCGCTGCCCACGTGCCCGCTGGCTGCTCAGGCACGGGCAGAGCCACCAGGCTGCAGGTCCCAAACCCAAAGA
This genomic stretch from Anas platyrhynchos isolate ZD024472 breed Pekin duck chromosome 23, IASCAAS_PekinDuck_T2T, whole genome shotgun sequence harbors:
- the TACC1 gene encoding transforming acidic coiled-coil-containing protein 1 isoform X3, translated to MAFSAWQLLSPVQWARWTWSAVRGGGAPEGEDGGVGGEAEEDSQEESKALGFRSGCKVKKYETQALVLDVCAQDEGALISEIPDIANRDGHATDEEKLASTTSVQKPAGLEKKGEPEDDLEYFECSNVPVPAAKHGVEAGFEKELSKQMDKDGPGAFPGSPGLCLPDKSPMGITSGSKSDSPLDGICLSASEKAAVLTLIREEIITKEIEANEWKKKYEESRQEVLEMRKIVAEYEKTIAQMIEDEQRTNMTSQKNLQQLTMEKDQALADLNSVERSLSDLFRRYENLKGVLEGFKKNEEALKKCAQDYLNRVKQEEQRYQALKVHAEEKLDKANEEIAQVRTKAKAESAALHAGLRKEQMKVESLERALQQKNQEIEELTKICDELIAKLGRTD
- the TACC1 gene encoding transforming acidic coiled-coil-containing protein 1 isoform X4 encodes the protein MGGAQSQKPREGGAAGRRSGCKVKKYETQALVLDVCAQDEGALISEIPDIANRDGHATDEEKLASTTSVQKPAGLEKKGEPEDDLEYFECSNVPVPAAKHGVEAGFEKELSKQMDKDGPGAFPGSPGLCLPDKSPMGITSGSKSDSPLDGICLSASEKAAVLTLIREEIITKEIEANEWKKKYEESRQEVLEMRKIVAEYEKTIAQMIEDEQRTNMTSQKNLQQLTMEKDQALADLNSVERSLSDLFRRYENLKGVLEGFKKNEEALKKCAQDYLNRVKQEEQRYQALKVHAEEKLDKANEEIAQVRTKAKAESAALHAGLRKEQMKVESLERALQQKNQEIEELTKICDELIAKLGRTD